DNA sequence from the Lachancea thermotolerans CBS 6340 chromosome H complete sequence genome:
GTGCTTCCTGGTAAACACGTACGCGTTCATCATCGGCTCTCAGAACGCTTTTATATAGTTTTTCGACTAAAACCAGATTTTCAGAAGCGAATTCGTTGGCACCtcttttttggagctcttctttgctgGCCGGTGGTTCTAAGCTCTCCGTAACGTTTGGTATATCACAGTCTATCAAGAACTTATTTTGAGACCACGCGTCGACCGCTTCGGCGCAGAAAAGGTGAACTTTCAGGTTCATGTAGCTAAAGAATtcatttttgatcaaaagccGAATGTTCCCCAACTTATGATGGATAGTTCTTCCACCAGCTTTTTTAGTCACTATCCTTTGATCATCGTCAATGAAGTGGGTTAAGTTACTATGCTGCCAGGCATGTTCGAATTGCAGAGCTGCAATTTTGCTTGTAAATCCGTAGACACACGCAATCATTCTCCAAGGCCTAAAtcctgttttctttgttctaTATGCAGAGCCATTTGCAAGAGTTCCATTATGTTGCCGAAGCCTTCGCACAGGATTTGGAGTGGAACCAATGTAAAAAGACTGCTTCTTGGGCACTGATCGAAGAAGATAACAGCAGTAAAAATCTGGAATAGCGTGCTGCTTAGTCTTTGACCTACTTTTCATCACTGTGAAGAGTGTTCTTCTGACATCGTACAGGATTGAAGATCTTAAGGAATAATTTTTCTCCAAACGCTGCGCACAAGACTTCTAAAGAAATCAATGATTAAAACGGGCCTGAAGAGCTTCCAGAGTTTTCACAGGCTGAGCTCTCTAGCTGGAAAAGTCCAGGAGAATCAATTGAGAAATCTACCTTCTCCCAAGgagttgagaaagttcCTGGATAACTATGTCGTAGGACAGACAACAGGAAAGAAGGTGTTGAGCGTGGCAGTCTACAATCACTATCTAAGGGTGAACGACAAGCAGAAGCGCATTGATGCGAAGTTACAACGTGAACTACTGgaaaaacagcaacaagaagatgacAAGGATGAGCCTATTTACACCGGCAGCAACGAGGCCAAAGTTGGTTTCCAAAATTTACAAACGCAGTTAGCACGAGGGATGGATCCGAAGGACGACGACCTAGAACTCTCCAAGAGTAATGTGCTCGTTGTTGGCCCTTCGGGTTCAGGAAAAACGCTTCTTGCTTCCACTCTAGCTCGCGTTTTGGACGTCCCAATTGCTATCACGGACTGTACACAATTAACGCAAGCTGGTTACATTGGCGAGGATGTTGAGGTTTGCATCGAACGCCTACTCATCAATGCTGATTACGACGTCGCAAAGGCAGAGCGCGGCATAATAGTGTTGGATGAGTTAGACAAGCTTGCGAAACCGGCAGCAAGCATAGGAACGAAGGATGTTTCAGGTGAAGGCGTGCAGCAAGCACTGCTTAAAATCCTTGAAGGACACTCAATTGAGGTTACAGTAAAGAGGCccatcaacaagaagaaggatggccaaaacaacaacCAGGTCAGTGCTAAAAAAGACGAGACTTTCGTGGTGGATACCTCTAACATCTTATTCATGTTAATGGGTGCCTTTGTTGGACTGGATAAACATGTTGTGAAGAGAATAAACAGGTTGAAGGCCATATCCAATGGAGAAACAATTGAAGACAAAAGCGAAGATTCTAAACGACTAAG
Encoded proteins:
- the SLX1 gene encoding endonuclease (similar to uniprot|P38324 Saccharomyces cerevisiae YBR228W SLX1 Subunit of a complex with Slx4p that hydrolyzes 5' branches from duplex DNA in response to stalled or converging replication forks function overlaps with that of Sgs1p-Top3p), yielding MKSRSKTKQHAIPDFYCCYLLRSVPKKQSFYIGSTPNPVRRLRQHNGTLANGSAYRTKKTGFRPWRMIACVYGFTSKIAALQFEHAWQHSNLTHFIDDDQRIVTKKAGGRTIHHKLGNIRLLIKNEFFSYMNLKVHLFCAEAVDAWSQNKFLIDCDIPNVTESLEPPASKEELQKRGANEFASENLVLVEKLYKSVLRADDERVRVYQEALYHGCITCPICHKDFNYMSDEDSPKPLVAFCPTDNCQFLSHLSCLHRIFVDDEQALTGVRKLLPHSGSCPSCDKKIFWTKVVKYSTRLRETSGPQQDSVPSSQC
- the MCX1 gene encoding Mcx1p (similar to uniprot|P38323 Saccharomyces cerevisiae YBR227C MCX1), with product MIKTGLKSFQSFHRLSSLAGKVQENQLRNLPSPKELRKFLDNYVVGQTTGKKVLSVAVYNHYLRVNDKQKRIDAKLQRELLEKQQQEDDKDEPIYTGSNEAKVGFQNLQTQLARGMDPKDDDLELSKSNVLVVGPSGSGKTLLASTLARVLDVPIAITDCTQLTQAGYIGEDVEVCIERLLINADYDVAKAERGIIVLDELDKLAKPAASIGTKDVSGEGVQQALLKILEGHSIEVTVKRPINKKKDGQNNNQVSAKKDETFVVDTSNILFMLMGAFVGLDKHVVKRINRLKAISNGETIEDKSEDSKRLRFSNTIEKVELSNGKKVSALNLATPTDLVAYGLIPELIGRVPIITALEPLERTDLYHILREPKNALLNQYEYIFKQFGVKLCVTEKALMKVAHFALDEGTGARGLRGIMERLLLNVNYECPGSGISYVLVNEDTVKSLQLSEHSLSTHVNAKYYSRGERDKFIEDVHKEDSKQGRELDRLYGRTATLVREGNVDQCPE